One genomic window of Caldivirga maquilingensis IC-167 includes the following:
- a CDS encoding metallophosphoesterase family protein, which produces MSKLRVVLVSDLHGSGIVYGKIANLPKLLKTDLVVVAGDLTGKILVPIVRKGGEYVTNLFGEVKVINSDEQVKTISKTLRDNGYYPYVTDEEEYNNIANDKDYFKKVLLKVMEEYFRVDISKIENNYRKLGVKLVYLAGNDDPKEFVNKIYEEYDNDVLIPIDEKTMNINDYMFLGFGYSNETPWHTARELPEREIEERLIKLFSGLNRNELDRTIAIIHVPPYGTTIDQAPKLTNDLKPVVEGGVVAMEHVGSTAVRRILENFGPLIGLHGHVHESYGIDFLNAKCCNKKIPVVNAGSEYQGGMLRFAYLMLEDLKLKDKIIARA; this is translated from the coding sequence ATGAGTAAGTTGAGGGTTGTGCTTGTTTCAGATCTCCATGGTTCAGGTATCGTATACGGTAAAATAGCTAATTTACCTAAATTACTTAAAACTGATCTAGTTGTTGTAGCAGGGGACTTAACAGGTAAAATCCTTGTGCCAATAGTTAGAAAGGGGGGAGAATATGTAACTAATTTGTTTGGGGAGGTTAAAGTAATTAATAGTGATGAGCAGGTCAAGACCATTTCAAAGACCTTAAGAGATAACGGATATTACCCGTATGTTACCGATGAGGAAGAGTACAATAATATCGCCAATGATAAAGATTACTTTAAGAAGGTTCTTCTTAAGGTCATGGAAGAATACTTTAGAGTCGATATAAGTAAGATAGAGAATAATTATCGTAAACTTGGAGTAAAGCTAGTGTATTTGGCAGGCAATGATGACCCTAAGGAATTCGTCAATAAAATATATGAGGAATATGACAATGATGTTTTAATACCAATAGATGAAAAAACCATGAATATTAATGATTATATGTTCTTAGGTTTTGGATATTCTAATGAAACACCATGGCATACTGCTAGGGAACTTCCTGAAAGGGAGATTGAAGAGAGACTTATTAAATTATTTAGTGGCTTAAACAGAAATGAATTAGATAGAACAATTGCGATAATTCATGTACCACCATACGGTACAACTATTGATCAAGCACCAAAGTTAACCAATGATCTTAAACCAGTAGTTGAGGGTGGTGTGGTTGCAATGGAGCATGTTGGTAGTACTGCTGTGAGAAGGATTCTGGAGAACTTCGGCCCATTAATTGGGCTTCACGGACATGTACATGAATCATACGGTATAGATTTCCTAAATGCTAAATGCTGCAATAAGAAGATACCTGTCGTTAACGCTGGTAGCGAATACCAGGGAGGTATGTTAAGGTTTGCCTATCTGATGCTTGAGGATCTTAAGCTTAAGGATAAGATTATTGCAAGAGCCTAA
- a CDS encoding DegT/DnrJ/EryC1/StrS family aminotransferase, whose protein sequence is MPKLAINGGVPVAVELNKFISQWPIFDEDDINAVVETIKSRRWCRLYPGSKAEQFEEAFARYHDAKYGIAVANGTVALELALKTIGVTYGDEVIVPAYTFIATASAVSEVGGVPVFADVDPETGNIDPSDVENKITERTKAIIAVHFGGYPADLDELTRIAKKHGLFLIEDAAHAHGSEWRGRKVGAIGNMGGFSFQESKSLTAGEGGIVLTNDDKLAERAKLIHNIGRVPGQPGYIHYILSSNYRLSEIQAALLLSRLNKLPREVEIKHSNGKYLSDQLRRIGVVKPTRDDERVTKRGYYYYVMLYNEEELHGIPKDLFIEALRAEGVPVGVSYGPPLYRQPAFRRENIKNVFPPNARIPDYENLYLKGAEEFAKRELVLSHYVLLAPREGLDLIVAAIEKIRDNVDELLQVLPKWKEKRTDTWIDTLYKRD, encoded by the coding sequence ATGCCTAAATTAGCCATTAATGGTGGAGTCCCCGTTGCCGTTGAGTTAAATAAATTCATTTCTCAATGGCCGATCTTTGATGAGGATGATATTAATGCTGTTGTAGAGACTATTAAGAGTAGGCGTTGGTGTAGACTTTACCCAGGTTCCAAGGCTGAACAGTTTGAGGAGGCCTTTGCTAGGTATCATGATGCTAAATACGGTATTGCAGTGGCTAATGGCACTGTTGCCCTTGAGTTAGCGTTGAAGACCATAGGTGTAACCTATGGTGATGAGGTTATTGTACCAGCGTACACGTTCATAGCCACAGCCTCAGCGGTATCTGAGGTTGGTGGTGTGCCAGTATTCGCTGATGTTGATCCGGAAACTGGTAATATTGATCCAAGTGATGTTGAGAATAAGATAACTGAACGTACTAAGGCTATTATAGCCGTACACTTCGGTGGTTATCCAGCGGACTTAGATGAATTAACCAGGATTGCTAAGAAACATGGATTATTTTTAATCGAAGATGCCGCTCATGCACATGGTAGTGAGTGGAGGGGACGTAAGGTTGGGGCTATTGGGAACATGGGTGGTTTTTCATTCCAGGAGAGTAAATCCTTAACCGCCGGTGAGGGTGGTATAGTGTTAACTAATGATGATAAGCTTGCGGAGAGGGCCAAATTAATACACAATATTGGTAGGGTTCCAGGCCAACCAGGCTACATACACTACATATTAAGCTCAAACTACAGGTTGAGTGAAATTCAGGCTGCATTACTCCTATCCAGGTTAAATAAGCTACCCAGGGAGGTTGAGATTAAGCATAGTAACGGTAAGTATCTTAGTGACCAATTAAGGAGGATTGGTGTGGTTAAGCCCACTAGGGATGATGAAAGGGTCACTAAAAGGGGCTATTACTACTATGTAATGCTTTACAATGAGGAGGAGCTTCATGGAATACCAAAGGATCTATTCATAGAGGCATTACGGGCTGAGGGTGTACCAGTGGGTGTATCCTATGGTCCACCACTCTATAGGCAACCAGCCTTCAGGAGAGAGAATATTAAGAATGTATTCCCACCAAATGCAAGGATACCTGACTACGAAAACCTATACCTAAAAGGTGCTGAGGAGTTTGCAAAAAGGGAACTTGTACTATCTCACTATGTCTTACTGGCGCCAAGAGAGGGGCTAGACCTTATAGTAGCTGCCATTGAGAAGATTAGAGATAATGTTGATGAATTACTGCAAGTATTGCCAAAGTGGAAGGAGAAGCGTACTGATACATGGATTGATACACTTTATAAGAGGGATTAA
- a CDS encoding PIG-L deacetylase family protein, which produces MDLSKLSKYVESITIDEKKVDLLKRAGRVIAVSPHPDDIEIVAGGYLALLALRNASIKVIVVSDDRMSIPLNELTDYDVIKIRMEEEINAMRALGISNVDYLNYIDSEVPEPSILRRDLIRVFRSYGPDLVITVDPYLPYEAHPDHVNTGMAVLQAVLFHEVSRVMKEYSPKTPPPAVALGASHRPNALICIDDYVDRKMNALRAHKSQFNEELLRGIELIHMKLGGAAGCKYAEAFKVLTPGELHMNPLAEYS; this is translated from the coding sequence ATGGATTTAAGTAAGCTAAGTAAGTATGTTGAATCTATTACTATTGATGAAAAGAAGGTTGATTTACTTAAAAGAGCCGGTAGAGTAATTGCGGTATCACCTCACCCTGATGATATTGAGATAGTAGCTGGTGGTTACTTAGCATTATTAGCATTAAGGAATGCATCCATAAAAGTAATCGTGGTTAGTGATGATAGGATGAGTATACCATTGAATGAGTTAACTGATTATGACGTGATTAAGATTAGAATGGAGGAGGAGATTAATGCCATGAGAGCCTTAGGTATTAGCAACGTGGATTATTTGAATTACATAGACTCAGAGGTTCCTGAACCAAGCATATTAAGGAGAGATTTAATAAGAGTGTTCAGATCCTATGGGCCGGATTTAGTCATTACAGTTGACCCATACCTCCCCTATGAAGCCCACCCAGACCATGTGAATACTGGAATGGCCGTATTACAGGCTGTATTATTTCACGAGGTAAGTAGGGTTATGAAGGAGTATTCACCAAAAACACCTCCACCAGCAGTGGCATTAGGTGCTTCACATAGGCCTAATGCCTTAATATGCATTGATGATTATGTTGATAGGAAAATGAATGCATTGAGGGCGCATAAGTCGCAGTTCAATGAGGAGTTGCTTAGGGGCATTGAATTAATTCACATGAAGCTGGGTGGTGCGGCTGGATGTAAGTATGCTGAGGCGTTTAAAGTTTTGACACCGGGTGAGTTGCATATGAATCCTTTAGCCGAATACTCTTGA
- a CDS encoding SDR family oxidoreductase: protein MDLGLRGKVAIVTASSRGIGKGVARVMLQEGARVMLFARSIDELKNTALELSRETGGDVAYVQGDLTNRDDVMRLIEETRRVMGPIDVLVYNTGPPKPGLFSELTFDDWDYAVKLLLLSAVWLTKGVVNDMVKRGWGRLIYVTSLTLRQPISNLVLSNTVRLSLAGLVKSLANEYGPKGITANGVMQGYVMTDRVRKLAEDEAKRSGVSIEEVLRSMAKDIPVGRYGNPEEIGYLVAFLASDKASYINGSMILIDGGFVKCVP from the coding sequence ATGGATCTTGGCTTAAGGGGGAAGGTCGCCATCGTCACCGCCTCCAGTAGGGGTATTGGTAAGGGTGTTGCTAGGGTTATGCTTCAGGAGGGGGCTAGGGTTATGTTATTCGCCAGGAGTATTGATGAGCTTAAGAATACGGCTCTTGAGCTTAGTAGGGAGACTGGGGGTGATGTGGCTTATGTTCAAGGTGACTTAACTAATAGGGATGATGTAATGAGGCTTATTGAGGAAACCAGGAGAGTAATGGGTCCCATAGATGTGCTAGTTTACAACACAGGCCCACCTAAGCCTGGTTTATTCAGTGAATTAACCTTCGATGATTGGGATTACGCGGTTAAACTCCTCCTACTCTCAGCGGTTTGGTTAACTAAGGGTGTTGTTAATGATATGGTTAAGAGGGGTTGGGGTAGGTTAATCTACGTCACATCCCTAACCCTCAGACAGCCTATAAGCAACCTAGTACTCTCAAACACTGTGAGGCTTTCCTTAGCCGGCTTAGTTAAGTCACTGGCCAATGAGTATGGGCCTAAGGGGATTACCGCAAACGGTGTTATGCAGGGTTACGTTATGACTGATAGAGTTAGGAAACTAGCTGAGGACGAGGCTAAGAGGAGTGGTGTATCCATTGAGGAGGTTTTAAGAAGTATGGCTAAGGATATACCGGTGGGTAGGTATGGTAACCCTGAGGAAATCGGTTACCTGGTTGCCTTCCTGGCCAGTGATAAGGCATCATACATAAATGGCTCAATGATACTTATAGATGGGGGCTTCGTTAAGTGCGTCCCCTAG
- a CDS encoding NAD(P)/FAD-dependent oxidoreductase — protein sequence MVSINTELLIIGGGPAGSFLASEVNLGDVTLLDKKKINYGPVVCGEMMPKAELLVDYLPSELMSMIEYTLYKSIRRSIIVNHIKTLRVLIRVKGTIIDLGSINFPAYIVNKGLMISRIINDAANKGVRVNFSSTVTGCIKHGDGFKCRVMDNDGEHYVETHLLAGADGYPSVVRELANNPPFNPMDTAVATSQRAMGWGGSLDEAVVIMDPILAPGGYAWVFPRGDGSSNVGLGIRGYDAWVKGINPVNLHSEFLKSLNLKPTQRSILLKTIPVGELGASIEGNGVYLLGDAAGTVVSTNGAGINTAMVSGLILAKVLKEGLSYGTEMRRVLGSFLSDVKRLRELADPMLYDEDALAKLTRIMPRETVKWVIKEAMLASVNPMLRIGARILLSLIKARGRT from the coding sequence GTGGTTTCAATTAACACTGAATTATTAATAATTGGGGGTGGACCGGCTGGTTCATTCCTAGCAAGTGAGGTTAACCTGGGTGATGTTACTTTATTAGACAAGAAGAAGATTAACTACGGCCCAGTGGTGTGTGGTGAAATGATGCCTAAGGCCGAATTACTGGTGGATTACTTACCCAGTGAATTAATGAGCATGATTGAGTACACGCTTTATAAATCAATTAGGAGGAGTATTATTGTTAACCACATTAAGACCCTTAGAGTCTTAATTAGGGTTAAGGGTACTATTATAGATCTTGGTAGCATTAATTTCCCAGCATACATAGTTAATAAGGGATTAATGATAAGTAGAATCATTAATGATGCAGCTAATAAGGGTGTTAGGGTTAACTTCTCATCAACGGTAACAGGATGCATTAAACATGGGGATGGCTTCAAATGCAGGGTAATGGACAATGATGGTGAACACTACGTGGAGACGCACCTACTTGCTGGCGCCGATGGTTACCCATCAGTAGTGAGGGAACTAGCCAATAACCCACCCTTCAATCCAATGGACACTGCAGTGGCCACTAGTCAAAGGGCCATGGGGTGGGGTGGAAGCCTTGACGAGGCTGTTGTAATAATGGACCCAATCCTAGCACCAGGGGGTTATGCCTGGGTGTTCCCGAGGGGTGATGGTTCAAGTAACGTGGGGTTAGGGATTAGGGGTTATGACGCTTGGGTTAAGGGTATTAACCCAGTTAACTTGCATAGTGAATTCCTCAAGTCCCTGAACCTTAAACCAACCCAAAGGTCAATACTCCTTAAGACAATTCCAGTGGGTGAGCTTGGAGCCTCTATTGAGGGTAATGGGGTGTATCTACTCGGTGACGCTGCCGGTACTGTTGTGTCAACTAATGGGGCGGGTATTAATACCGCAATGGTTAGTGGATTAATATTAGCTAAGGTGCTTAAAGAGGGATTAAGCTACGGTACTGAAATGAGGAGGGTGCTTGGTTCATTTCTCAGTGACGTTAAGAGGCTTAGGGAGTTGGCTGACCCAATGCTTTACGATGAGGATGCCTTAGCTAAATTAACTAGAATCATGCCTAGGGAAACGGTTAAGTGGGTTATTAAGGAGGCCATGCTTGCCTCAGTGAATCCGATGCTGAGGATTGGAGCCAGGATACTGCTTAGTTTAATTAAGGCTAGGGGACGCACTTAA
- a CDS encoding RNA-guided endonuclease InsQ/TnpB family protein: MVRVARTVIVRSVRLPRGVFRVFIELEDVYRSIVEQLTMYAVANNIRSFTRLRALKYHEMRNLHPQLPSHYVYTACQDASARAKSFMRLRKLGLAGKNYPEVKSVSIWLDDHLWRPNGYTSIEVATHEGWVRVGIEPHRQYWRYINGGWRLASEARVRLDRRNRWLIIYFTFTKEVEEYKPKDFIPVDVNENNVTVLIDGAAYLLETNIEKLTLGYYYRRRSVQEKYDKVYGVESRVKRRVLRKLKERRKKDDIRWKIAHLIVKAAGERRYGIVLERLGRKPAGSMISRIKDKQLRHRIYQAAFRGIQRVIEEKAREYGVPVVYVNPSNTSKMCPVHKAPITYNDSRIGECSSGGELWHRDVTATWNLLIRARQGDGSSAPSPGGLPHIDGSPVPLGSTATHDPITLPKGLWARRNSLPPNETVGRNGGFN; the protein is encoded by the coding sequence GGTTAGGGTGGCAAGGACTGTTATTGTTAGGAGTGTTAGGTTACCTAGGGGTGTGTTTAGGGTGTTTATTGAGCTTGAGGATGTGTACCGTAGTATTGTAGAGCAGTTAACCATGTACGCAGTGGCGAATAACATTAGAAGCTTCACTAGGTTAAGGGCGCTTAAATACCATGAAATGAGGAATCTCCACCCACAATTACCCTCACACTACGTATATACAGCATGCCAGGATGCTAGCGCTAGGGCTAAAAGCTTCATGAGACTAAGGAAGCTGGGGCTTGCCGGGAAGAATTACCCAGAGGTTAAATCAGTCTCCATATGGCTTGATGACCACCTATGGAGGCCCAATGGCTATACCTCAATAGAGGTGGCGACTCACGAGGGGTGGGTTAGGGTGGGGATTGAGCCGCATAGGCAATACTGGAGGTACATTAACGGTGGGTGGAGGCTAGCAAGCGAGGCTAGGGTGAGGCTGGATAGGAGGAATAGGTGGTTGATAATCTATTTTACATTCACCAAGGAGGTTGAGGAATATAAACCAAAGGACTTCATACCTGTTGATGTCAATGAGAATAACGTCACCGTACTTATTGATGGCGCAGCATACCTCCTGGAGACGAATATCGAGAAGCTCACACTAGGTTATTACTACCGCAGGAGGAGTGTGCAGGAGAAGTATGATAAGGTGTATGGTGTCGAGTCTAGAGTTAAGAGGAGGGTTTTGAGGAAGCTCAAGGAAAGGAGGAAGAAGGATGATATTAGGTGGAAGATAGCCCACCTCATAGTTAAAGCCGCCGGGGAGAGGCGGTACGGTATTGTTCTTGAGAGGCTTGGTAGGAAACCAGCTGGTAGTATGATCTCCAGGATTAAGGATAAGCAATTGAGGCACAGGATATACCAGGCAGCATTTAGAGGAATCCAAAGGGTGATTGAGGAGAAGGCGAGGGAGTACGGTGTACCCGTGGTCTACGTAAACCCAAGTAACACATCAAAAATGTGCCCAGTGCACAAAGCCCCAATAACCTATAATGACTCAAGAATTGGGGAGTGTAGCAGTGGGGGTGAATTATGGCACCGCGACGTTACCGCCACCTGGAACCTCCTCATAAGGGCCCGCCAGGGCGATGGGAGCAGTGCTCCAAGCCCCGGCGGACTCCCCCACATAGATGGGAGCCCAGTGCCGTTGGGCTCGACAGCCACCCATGACCCCATAACCCTACCAAAAGGGTTATGGGCGAGGCGGAACTCCCTACCACCGAACGAAACTGTAGGGAGAAACGGTGGTTTCAATTAA